The Elusimicrobiota bacterium genome includes a region encoding these proteins:
- a CDS encoding PEP/pyruvate-binding domain-containing protein — MTSGPTGPIDGILRALQERAKELQCLYHVNECLRAAASSREEVLRGILAAIPAGYQHSGICKVRLIVGEDVFTSPGFQASPWAQRADIVMDGGKAGCLEVFYTEARPPAGEGPFLKEERKLIDTLADNIAHYLAEQRGRADAGARPPAAGGSAVGKPDWWVIVNFLRLTDQPMALRLARKMVNHLCWSGVAEAHGLMQRFSPKRGGLSELMEDNRPLAKSTPAELDDFTEEVFRIADARLSAEEIVGMIQKWIRDDKVTFLLDALENPASTIPDLADSLQRYRAMGVDEKTLARPIRTALRAALMRRFFTEELESVNRAKECASIEDFCDVVQRVISPPGGHGRLGGKSSGLFLGAQVIRRSVEYAETLSGIKTPGTWYLASDALLSFIRHNELEDVYDRKYLEIDQVRREYPHIVQLFKNSRFPAELLKGFSMALDSLEDRPLIVRSSSLLEDRMGSAFSGKYKSLFLANQGSKKDRLVALTDAVAEVYASIFGPDAISYRAERNLLDMQEEMGIMIQEVVGSRVGDYFLPSYAGVAFSNNEFRWSPRIKRDDGLVRLVPGLGTRAVDRVGDDFPVLLAPGQPGLRVNASDDEVLRYAPRMVDLINLKTGTFDTIELSRLLRECGSAVPGIEDMVSIVDGGTLRRPVGLVDFEKSDCVVTFDGLISRTPFVLRVNSLLRLLRQKLGTPVDIEFASDGKDLYLLQCRPQSYGPDAGPADIPADIPRDRVLFTANRYVSNGRTPEITHVVYVDPAKYSRLEDYDDLKEVGRIVGRLNVLLPKRRFILMGPGRWGSRGDIKLGVGVTYSDISNTAALIEVARREGGYQPDLSFGTHFFQDLVEANIRYLPLYPDDDAAVFNEAFLTGAASVLAEFLPDRKDFSETVRVIDIPASVGGKILRLLMNGDRDEAVAFFSDPGAALPGSSGEPPSATRWL; from the coding sequence ATGACCAGCGGGCCGACCGGACCTATCGACGGCATCCTGCGCGCCCTGCAGGAGCGGGCCAAGGAGCTCCAGTGCCTCTATCACGTCAACGAGTGCCTCCGCGCCGCCGCTTCGTCGCGCGAGGAGGTCTTGCGGGGCATCCTGGCGGCCATCCCCGCAGGCTATCAGCATTCGGGCATCTGCAAGGTCCGCCTCATCGTGGGCGAGGACGTCTTCACGTCTCCCGGCTTCCAGGCCTCCCCGTGGGCCCAGCGGGCCGACATCGTGATGGACGGCGGGAAGGCGGGCTGCCTGGAGGTGTTCTACACGGAGGCCCGGCCGCCGGCGGGCGAAGGTCCGTTCCTCAAGGAGGAGCGCAAGCTCATCGATACCCTGGCCGACAACATCGCGCACTATCTCGCGGAGCAGCGCGGGCGCGCGGACGCCGGCGCCCGGCCGCCCGCCGCGGGGGGCTCCGCCGTCGGGAAGCCCGACTGGTGGGTCATCGTCAACTTCCTGCGCCTCACGGACCAGCCCATGGCCCTGCGCCTGGCCCGCAAGATGGTCAACCATCTCTGCTGGAGCGGCGTGGCTGAGGCGCACGGGCTGATGCAGCGCTTCTCCCCGAAGCGGGGAGGATTGTCCGAGCTGATGGAGGACAACCGGCCCCTGGCCAAGTCCACCCCGGCGGAGCTCGACGACTTCACCGAAGAGGTCTTCCGCATCGCGGACGCCCGCCTCTCGGCGGAAGAGATCGTGGGCATGATCCAGAAGTGGATCCGGGACGACAAGGTGACCTTCCTCCTGGACGCCCTGGAGAACCCGGCGAGCACCATCCCCGACCTCGCCGATTCGCTCCAGCGCTACCGGGCCATGGGGGTCGACGAGAAGACGCTGGCCCGCCCCATCCGGACGGCTCTGCGCGCGGCTCTGATGCGGCGCTTCTTCACGGAGGAGCTGGAGTCCGTGAACCGCGCCAAGGAATGCGCCTCGATCGAGGACTTCTGCGACGTGGTCCAGCGCGTCATCTCCCCTCCGGGCGGTCACGGCCGGCTGGGAGGCAAGAGCTCGGGGCTCTTCCTCGGAGCGCAGGTCATCCGGCGGTCCGTGGAGTACGCGGAAACGCTTTCCGGGATCAAGACCCCCGGGACGTGGTACCTGGCCTCCGACGCCCTGCTGAGCTTCATCCGCCACAACGAGCTGGAGGACGTCTACGACCGGAAATACCTGGAGATCGACCAGGTCCGGCGCGAGTATCCCCACATCGTGCAGCTCTTCAAGAACTCGCGATTCCCGGCCGAACTCCTCAAGGGCTTCAGCATGGCCCTGGACAGCCTGGAGGACCGGCCTCTGATCGTGCGCTCCTCGAGCCTGCTGGAAGACCGCATGGGCTCGGCCTTCTCCGGGAAGTACAAGAGCCTGTTCCTCGCCAACCAGGGGAGCAAGAAGGACCGCCTGGTCGCCCTGACCGACGCGGTGGCCGAGGTCTACGCCTCCATCTTCGGCCCCGACGCCATCTCGTACCGGGCCGAACGCAACCTCCTCGACATGCAGGAGGAGATGGGGATCATGATCCAGGAGGTGGTCGGCTCCCGCGTGGGGGACTACTTCCTGCCCAGCTACGCCGGCGTGGCCTTCAGCAACAACGAGTTCCGCTGGTCGCCGCGCATCAAGCGCGACGACGGGCTCGTGCGCCTGGTGCCGGGCCTGGGGACGCGGGCGGTCGACCGGGTGGGGGACGATTTCCCCGTGCTCCTGGCCCCCGGCCAGCCGGGGCTGCGGGTCAACGCCTCCGACGACGAGGTCCTCCGCTACGCCCCCCGGATGGTGGACCTCATCAACCTCAAGACCGGGACGTTCGACACCATCGAGCTCTCCCGGCTCCTGCGCGAATGCGGCTCCGCCGTCCCGGGGATCGAGGACATGGTCTCGATCGTCGACGGGGGGACGCTGCGGCGCCCCGTGGGCCTGGTGGATTTCGAGAAGAGCGACTGCGTCGTCACCTTCGACGGCCTCATCAGCCGGACCCCCTTCGTGCTGCGCGTGAACAGCCTGCTGCGGCTGCTCCGCCAGAAGCTGGGGACGCCGGTGGACATCGAGTTCGCCTCGGACGGCAAGGACCTCTACCTCCTGCAGTGCCGGCCCCAGAGCTACGGTCCGGACGCGGGGCCGGCGGATATCCCGGCGGACATACCCCGGGACCGCGTCCTGTTCACGGCGAACCGCTACGTCTCCAACGGCAGGACGCCGGAGATCACCCATGTGGTCTACGTGGACCCCGCGAAGTATTCGCGGCTGGAGGATTACGACGACCTCAAGGAGGTCGGGCGCATCGTGGGGCGCCTCAACGTGCTCCTGCCCAAGCGCCGCTTCATCCTCATGGGTCCCGGCCGCTGGGGCAGCCGGGGAGACATCAAGCTGGGCGTCGGCGTCACCTACTCGGACATCAGCAACACCGCGGCGCTCATCGAGGTCGCCCGCCGCGAAGGGGGCTACCAGCCGGACCTGTCCTTCGGCACGCACTTCTTCCAGGACCTCGTGGAGGCCAACATCCGCTACCTGCCGCTGTATCCGGACGACGACGCCGCGGTCTTCAACGAAGCGTTCCTGACCGGCGCGGCCAGCGTCCTCGCCGAGTTCCTGCCGGACCGCAAGGATTTCTCCGAGACGGTCCGGGTCATCGACATCCCGGCCTCAGTGGGCGGGAAGATCCTGCGTCTGCTGATGAACGGGGACCG
- a CDS encoding sensor histidine kinase has protein sequence MTGRRQPKRGRAGERTAFELRERTKELRCVYGLSKIRDTPGSSLERMLQGIVGLLPPAWQYPDLARARLILEGAEYHTRGFRRTRIRQAERVFVHGRKAGFIEVCYRRTPPPGPAGVFLKSERRLLRVIAERLGKMIEHKRAADEMRASHERLRELLRGVERAREDERRRIAHELHDELGHALMALKMDVGCLKDEYLKKAGLMERAQSMTQFIDVTLRNLKRVASELKPVLLDDFGLPAAVSSLAKDFEGRHGVRCRVKVWGLGRELDAELSIVLYRIVQELLTNIARHSGARNASIELGPVGARLVLNVKDDGRGIRQEELFAGKTLGLLGIRERVHGWKGTLQIKGAPGRGTAVRIRLPWPQRRARR, from the coding sequence ATGACCGGGAGAAGACAGCCGAAGCGCGGCCGCGCGGGCGAGCGCACGGCTTTCGAGCTCAGGGAACGGACCAAGGAGCTCCGCTGCGTCTACGGGCTCTCCAAGATCCGCGACACGCCCGGCAGCTCGCTGGAGCGCATGCTCCAGGGCATCGTCGGGCTGCTGCCCCCGGCCTGGCAATATCCGGACCTGGCCCGCGCGCGCCTGATCCTGGAGGGGGCCGAATACCACACCCGCGGATTCCGCCGCACGCGGATCCGCCAGGCCGAGCGCGTCTTCGTCCACGGCCGCAAGGCCGGCTTCATCGAGGTCTGCTACCGCAGGACGCCGCCGCCCGGCCCAGCCGGGGTCTTCCTCAAGTCGGAGCGCCGGCTGCTGCGCGTCATCGCGGAGCGGCTCGGGAAGATGATCGAGCACAAGCGCGCCGCCGACGAGATGCGGGCCTCCCATGAGCGGCTCCGGGAGCTGCTGCGCGGCGTGGAGCGCGCCCGGGAAGACGAGCGCCGGCGCATCGCCCACGAGCTGCACGACGAGCTGGGCCACGCCCTCATGGCGCTCAAGATGGACGTGGGCTGCCTCAAAGACGAGTACTTGAAGAAGGCGGGGCTGATGGAGCGCGCGCAGTCGATGACGCAGTTCATCGACGTGACGCTGCGCAACCTCAAGAGGGTCGCCTCCGAGCTCAAGCCGGTCCTGCTCGACGACTTCGGGCTGCCGGCGGCGGTCTCCTCGCTGGCCAAGGACTTCGAGGGCCGGCACGGCGTCAGATGCCGGGTCAAGGTGTGGGGCCTGGGGCGAGAGCTCGATGCCGAGCTCTCCATCGTCCTCTACCGCATCGTCCAGGAGCTTCTGACCAATATCGCCCGCCACTCCGGGGCCCGCAACGCCAGCATCGAGCTCGGGCCGGTCGGGGCGCGGCTGGTCCTCAACGTCAAGGACGACGGGAGGGGCATCCGGCAGGAAGAGCTCTTCGCGGGCAAGACCCTGGGCCTGCTGGGCATACGGGAGCGGGTCCACGGCTGGAAGGGGACGCTGCAGATCAAGGGCGCGCCAGGACGGGGGACGGCCGTGAGGATCAGGCTCCCCTGGCCCCAGCGGAGGGCGCGGAGATGA
- a CDS encoding response regulator transcription factor — translation MIRILVADDHPIVPNGLRQIFLKAPDIVVAGEATTAEDALKKLRQGKYDLLILDISLPVMGGLEVLRRVKAEKLATPVLMLSMYPEEHYAERTLRMGASGYLGKENMPDEVIGAVRKVVRGGRYVSSAVAESMSMPGATDRRKPPHEALSAREYQVMCMLASGKTVGAIARALTLSVKTIDTYRAHILQKLNLRNNVEIARYALENRLAF, via the coding sequence ATGATCAGGATCCTCGTCGCGGACGACCACCCCATCGTGCCCAACGGCCTGCGGCAGATATTCCTGAAGGCTCCCGACATCGTCGTCGCCGGCGAGGCCACCACCGCGGAGGACGCGCTCAAGAAGCTGCGCCAGGGGAAGTACGACCTCCTCATCCTGGACATCTCGCTGCCCGTCATGGGCGGCCTGGAGGTCCTGCGGCGGGTCAAGGCGGAGAAGCTCGCCACCCCGGTCCTGATGCTGAGCATGTACCCCGAGGAGCACTACGCCGAGCGGACCCTGCGCATGGGCGCGTCGGGCTACCTCGGCAAGGAGAACATGCCCGACGAGGTCATCGGAGCGGTGCGCAAGGTCGTGCGGGGCGGCCGCTATGTCAGCTCCGCGGTGGCCGAGAGCATGTCCATGCCGGGCGCGACCGACCGGCGCAAGCCGCCGCACGAGGCCCTTTCGGCGCGGGAGTACCAGGTGATGTGCATGCTCGCCTCCGGCAAGACCGTGGGCGCCATAGCCCGGGCGCTGACCCTGAGCGTCAAGACCATCGACACCTACCGGGCGCACATCCTGCAGAAGCTGAACCTGCGCAACAACGTCGAGATCGCGCGCTACGCGCTCGAGAACCGGCTGGCGTTCTAG
- a CDS encoding Glu/Leu/Phe/Val dehydrogenase, whose product MRSTEGKGFNAFAMAQAQFDKVADILKLDQPARDFLRVPMREFHFSIPVRMDDGTVKVFRGFRVQHNDARGPNKGGIRFHPQETVDTVRALAMWMTWKCSVVDIPLGGGKGGVICDPHNLSEREQEQICRGWIRNMARNVGPVQDVPAPDVMTSPKHMLWMLDEYETIHGHKAPGFITGKPVGMGGSLGRTEATGYGVVFTVREALKELKLKPADCVAAMQGFGNVSQYAVRLFQQLGGRVVCVSSWDQKDQRSYTFRKLTGVDPDQLLGITDRFGGIDKGRAKDLGYEILPGDAWIEQEADVLFPCALENQVTAANAPRIHKRVRLVAEGANGPTTPEADQVLSQRGIFVIPDFLANAGGVTCSYFEQVQCNMNYFWEKDEVLGKLDVQMTSAYLAVSECARKQKLAMRDAAYVIAVRRVVEACRQRGWF is encoded by the coding sequence ATGAGATCAACCGAAGGCAAAGGCTTCAACGCTTTCGCGATGGCCCAGGCCCAATTCGACAAGGTCGCCGACATCCTCAAGCTCGACCAGCCCGCGCGCGACTTCCTGCGCGTGCCCATGCGCGAATTCCATTTCAGCATCCCGGTGCGCATGGACGACGGCACGGTCAAGGTCTTCCGCGGCTTCCGCGTCCAGCACAACGACGCGCGCGGCCCGAACAAGGGCGGCATCCGCTTCCATCCCCAGGAGACCGTGGACACGGTCCGCGCCCTGGCCATGTGGATGACCTGGAAGTGCTCGGTCGTGGACATCCCGCTGGGCGGAGGCAAGGGCGGCGTCATCTGCGACCCGCACAACCTCAGCGAGCGCGAGCAGGAGCAGATCTGCCGGGGCTGGATCCGCAATATGGCGCGCAATGTGGGGCCGGTCCAGGACGTGCCGGCGCCGGATGTGATGACCTCGCCCAAGCACATGCTCTGGATGCTCGACGAGTACGAGACCATCCACGGGCATAAGGCGCCGGGGTTCATCACGGGCAAGCCCGTGGGCATGGGCGGGTCTTTGGGCCGCACCGAGGCCACCGGCTACGGCGTGGTCTTCACGGTCCGCGAGGCCCTCAAGGAGCTCAAGCTCAAGCCCGCCGACTGCGTGGCCGCGATGCAGGGCTTCGGGAACGTCTCCCAGTACGCCGTGCGCCTGTTCCAGCAGCTCGGCGGCAGGGTGGTGTGCGTCTCCTCGTGGGACCAGAAGGACCAGAGATCCTACACCTTCCGCAAGCTGACCGGCGTGGACCCGGACCAGCTGCTCGGCATCACCGACCGCTTCGGCGGCATCGACAAGGGCAGGGCCAAGGACCTGGGCTACGAGATCCTGCCGGGCGACGCCTGGATCGAGCAGGAGGCCGACGTCCTGTTCCCGTGCGCCCTGGAGAACCAGGTCACGGCCGCCAACGCCCCCCGCATCCACAAGCGCGTCAGGCTCGTCGCGGAAGGAGCCAACGGCCCGACCACGCCGGAGGCCGACCAAGTGCTCTCCCAGCGGGGCATCTTCGTGATCCCGGACTTCCTGGCCAACGCCGGGGGCGTCACCTGCTCCTACTTCGAGCAGGTCCAGTGCAACATGAACTACTTCTGGGAGAAAGACGAGGTCCTGGGCAAACTCGACGTCCAGATGACGTCGGCCTACCTCGCGGTCAGCGAGTGCGCGCGCAAACAGAAGCTCGCCATGCGCGACGCGGCCTATGTCATCGCGGTGCGCCGGGTCGTGGAGGCCTGCCGGCAGCGCGGCTGGTTCTGA
- a CDS encoding NAD(P)H-binding protein — protein sequence MDSAGAVAIAGATGFVGRALAGALAGRRRVIGLARNPPGPALEPAIEWRPCDLFSLLQCEEALRGVEQAVYLVHSMLPSAHLTQGAFQDFDLICADNFARAAAQAGVRQIVYLGGLIPDDPELSAHLRSRLEVEQTLASQGVPVTALRASIIIGPGGSSYRMFRSLIERLPFIPCPPWAGSLTQPIALDDVLALLVHCLEHPASRSRSWDIGSADVMTYRQLLERTAGLLGLKRRFFSVPVPGTFWCRSWLGLMSGAPQALVAPLVESIRHSMVCRDRRLQEEAGVPGIPFDTAVRAAAARRHVLIRLGRAPRPLRHAPWRELYRYDVRSVQRMGLPPGRTARWAAEQYGAFLARRFRWVLRADVNPGRSVRFRLAGLRLCLVELTFAQDRSQSDSRQVFYITGGALVRRVQRATGRPRLEFRQVLGGRTLLVGIHDYRPALPWPLYSLTQARIHLRAMRAFARYLAGLQPPGE from the coding sequence GTGGACAGCGCAGGCGCCGTAGCCATCGCGGGCGCGACCGGCTTCGTGGGCCGGGCGCTGGCCGGCGCTCTGGCCGGCCGGCGCCGCGTCATCGGCCTGGCCCGCAACCCGCCCGGACCCGCGTTGGAGCCGGCTATCGAATGGCGGCCCTGCGACCTGTTCTCCTTGCTGCAGTGCGAGGAGGCCCTGCGGGGCGTGGAGCAGGCCGTCTACCTCGTCCACTCCATGCTGCCCTCCGCGCATCTGACCCAGGGCGCCTTCCAGGATTTCGACCTCATCTGCGCGGACAACTTCGCCCGGGCCGCGGCGCAGGCCGGGGTCCGGCAGATCGTGTATCTGGGCGGGCTCATCCCGGACGACCCGGAGCTGTCTGCGCACCTGCGCAGCCGCCTGGAGGTCGAGCAGACCTTGGCCAGCCAGGGCGTGCCGGTCACGGCCCTGCGCGCCAGCATCATCATCGGGCCGGGCGGCTCATCCTACCGGATGTTCCGCTCGTTGATCGAGCGCTTGCCCTTCATCCCCTGCCCGCCCTGGGCGGGCAGCCTCACGCAGCCCATCGCGCTCGACGACGTGCTGGCCCTGCTGGTCCATTGCCTGGAGCATCCCGCCTCCCGGAGCCGCAGTTGGGACATCGGCTCCGCGGACGTCATGACCTACCGCCAGCTCCTGGAGCGCACGGCGGGGCTTTTGGGGCTCAAGCGCCGGTTCTTCAGCGTGCCGGTCCCGGGGACCTTCTGGTGCCGGTCCTGGCTGGGCCTCATGAGCGGCGCGCCGCAGGCCTTGGTCGCGCCGTTGGTCGAGAGCATCCGGCATTCCATGGTCTGCCGCGACCGGCGCCTGCAGGAGGAGGCCGGCGTGCCGGGCATCCCCTTCGACACGGCGGTCCGGGCCGCCGCGGCCCGCCGCCACGTCTTGATCCGCCTGGGCCGCGCCCCGCGGCCCCTGCGCCATGCCCCCTGGCGCGAGCTCTACCGCTACGACGTGCGCTCGGTCCAGCGCATGGGCCTGCCGCCGGGGCGCACCGCGCGCTGGGCCGCCGAGCAGTACGGCGCGTTTTTGGCCCGGCGCTTCCGCTGGGTGCTGCGCGCGGACGTCAACCCCGGCCGCAGCGTGCGCTTCCGCCTGGCCGGCTTGCGGCTGTGCCTGGTGGAGCTCACCTTCGCCCAGGACCGCAGCCAGAGCGATTCGCGCCAGGTCTTCTACATCACGGGGGGGGCCTTGGTGCGCCGGGTCCAGCGCGCCACGGGCCGGCCGCGCCTGGAGTTCCGGCAGGTCCTGGGCGGCCGGACCCTCCTGGTGGGCATCCACGACTACCGGCCGGCCCTGCCCTGGCCCCTTTACAGCCTGACCCAGGCCCGCATCCACCTGCGCGCCATGCGCGCTTTCGCGCGCTACCTGGCCGGACTCCAGCCTCCGGGGGAATGA
- a CDS encoding MFS transporter, with translation MPYPHGLRALNHRDFRLFLGGQLVSLVGTWMQSVAQAWFVLELTGSAFKLGVISALQFGPMLFFSIPAGALADRVPKRRMIMATQTALMLQAFALAALCWSGRASYWHVAVLAALYGVANTVDMPVRQAFVVEMAGKEDLPNAIALNSAVFNSARMIGPAAAGLLIARFGVAWAFALNGLSFLAVLLALAAVSAQGLPHPGARGHLAEDVAEGLRYARDTPVVRLVLSVLFFISLLVINNNVMVPLLARQVLHEGAQGLGLLMSALGTGAVLGALAMAWGGRPRLRVLLGAGVAASALTLALAEAGRFWPAMAGLALLGASQIVFMASCNTTVQAEVPDRLRGRVMSLYALVFVGVAPLGSLLMGALAQAFGAPAAYAVGGAGGLLAVLTLAWAWAPSRGPLTSPT, from the coding sequence ATGCCCTACCCCCACGGACTGCGCGCCCTCAACCACCGGGACTTCCGACTCTTCCTCGGCGGCCAGCTGGTCTCCCTCGTCGGCACCTGGATGCAGAGCGTGGCCCAGGCCTGGTTCGTCCTGGAGCTCACCGGCTCAGCCTTCAAGCTGGGCGTCATCAGCGCCCTGCAGTTCGGGCCCATGCTCTTCTTCTCCATCCCCGCCGGCGCCTTGGCCGACCGCGTGCCCAAGCGCCGCATGATCATGGCCACCCAGACCGCGCTCATGCTGCAGGCCTTCGCGCTGGCCGCCCTCTGCTGGTCCGGCCGGGCCAGCTACTGGCACGTCGCCGTGCTGGCCGCCCTCTACGGCGTCGCCAACACCGTGGACATGCCCGTGCGCCAGGCCTTCGTGGTCGAGATGGCGGGCAAGGAGGACCTGCCCAACGCCATCGCGCTCAATTCCGCGGTCTTCAACAGCGCGCGCATGATCGGCCCGGCCGCGGCCGGCCTGCTCATCGCCCGCTTCGGCGTGGCCTGGGCCTTCGCCCTCAACGGCCTGAGCTTTTTGGCCGTGCTCCTGGCTTTGGCCGCCGTGTCCGCCCAAGGCCTGCCCCATCCGGGAGCGAGGGGCCATCTGGCCGAAGACGTCGCGGAGGGACTGCGCTACGCCCGCGACACCCCCGTGGTGCGCCTGGTCCTCAGCGTGCTCTTCTTCATCAGCCTCCTCGTCATCAACAACAACGTCATGGTGCCCCTCCTGGCGCGCCAGGTCCTGCACGAGGGGGCGCAGGGCCTCGGCCTGCTCATGTCGGCTTTGGGCACGGGCGCGGTGCTGGGAGCCTTGGCCATGGCCTGGGGCGGCCGCCCGCGCCTGCGCGTGCTGCTCGGGGCGGGCGTGGCCGCCTCCGCGCTGACTTTGGCTTTGGCGGAGGCGGGCCGGTTCTGGCCGGCCATGGCCGGGCTCGCCCTGTTGGGAGCCTCGCAGATCGTGTTCATGGCCAGCTGCAACACCACCGTGCAGGCCGAGGTGCCCGACCGCCTGCGCGGCCGGGTCATGAGCCTCTATGCCCTCGTCTTCGTCGGCGTGGCGCCGCTGGGCTCGCTCCTGATGGGAGCGCTGGCGCAGGCTTTCGGCGCGCCCGCCGCCTACGCGGTGGGCGGCGCGGGGGGACTGCTCGCCGTCTTGACGCTGGCCTGGGCTTGGGCCCCTTCCCGAGGACCGTTGACAAGCCCGACCTAG
- a CDS encoding serine/threonine-protein kinase: MRARVLLLAAVLCGVASAQERAPLKFSPRHRDEAWAALSPAEKEGVRRFIAAAPDPARAEAQFVAVGWRLMVLRELQDNVEGLEPVAREQRRTRTSARLDAELTALNPEERGSLLLALGEPLRRAGYVAAKPETAPPAPAPLVLPAGPPPADYKEAVARAQEGLRRRDWDGALAAARFASDHAPAEELLASTLKAAALSMLGRHDEALTEIRTVARIKPKAAYLGGIHAFVLNRAGLYKEASEAADAAIAAQPTRAWTWYQLAYAQAGAGDRTGSLRSLEQAGRLDAARFETRRRRALAAADAAQLLAQFAADPGLEAAALLTYQPEAAARRRLLRSLAWPAAGAALLLLLFLLRKPFAAWLVRFGMAAAGTPLPTPCPTPISGMPPLTGPGLTLPGLPAGYRVLRQIGSGGMGAVYEAEDLSLQRRVAVKRMRDEIRNDPRERDRFLKEARTVAQLRHPSIVDIHGIFEHEGEVFLVFEYLDGKTLDLVVYENGHLAIPEIKGVLAQVCSALTYAHARGVIHRDLKPPNIMLTRDNRVKVMDFGVARQAHEALSRLSVSATVAGTPPYMAPESETGVVRAESDLYSLAVCLYEMLTGARPFDGTNAGMLYTKMNMVFTPPSRKAPGLPPALDAFFARALQADPEKRPRTAAEFLSEFTQAIGPA, from the coding sequence GTGCGGGCGAGAGTCCTGCTCCTGGCGGCCGTCCTCTGCGGCGTAGCCTCCGCGCAGGAGCGCGCCCCGCTCAAGTTCTCTCCGCGCCACCGGGACGAAGCCTGGGCGGCCTTGAGCCCGGCCGAGAAGGAGGGCGTACGCCGCTTCATCGCCGCCGCCCCCGATCCCGCGCGCGCCGAGGCCCAGTTCGTGGCGGTGGGCTGGCGGCTGATGGTCTTGCGCGAGCTGCAGGACAACGTCGAGGGGCTCGAGCCCGTCGCGCGCGAGCAGCGCCGCACGCGGACCAGCGCTCGCCTCGACGCTGAGCTGACCGCCCTGAATCCCGAAGAGCGCGGCTCCCTCCTGCTTGCGCTGGGAGAGCCCCTGCGGCGCGCGGGCTACGTCGCGGCCAAGCCCGAGACCGCCCCGCCCGCGCCCGCCCCCCTGGTCCTGCCCGCCGGGCCGCCGCCCGCCGACTACAAGGAGGCCGTGGCCAGGGCCCAGGAGGGCCTGCGCCGCCGCGACTGGGACGGCGCCCTGGCCGCGGCCCGCTTCGCCTCGGACCATGCCCCGGCCGAGGAGCTGCTGGCCTCCACGCTCAAGGCCGCGGCGCTCTCCATGCTGGGCCGCCACGATGAGGCCCTGACCGAGATCCGCACGGTGGCGCGCATCAAGCCCAAGGCCGCCTATCTGGGCGGCATCCACGCCTTCGTCCTCAACCGGGCCGGGCTCTACAAAGAGGCCAGCGAGGCGGCGGACGCGGCCATCGCGGCCCAGCCGACGCGGGCCTGGACCTGGTATCAGCTGGCCTACGCCCAGGCCGGAGCGGGCGACCGGACCGGCAGCCTGCGCTCCTTGGAGCAGGCCGGCCGCCTGGACGCGGCGCGCTTCGAGACGCGCCGGCGCCGGGCCCTGGCCGCCGCGGACGCGGCGCAACTGCTGGCCCAGTTCGCGGCCGACCCCGGGCTGGAGGCGGCGGCGCTGCTGACCTACCAGCCCGAGGCCGCGGCCCGGCGCCGCCTGCTGCGCTCCTTGGCCTGGCCCGCGGCCGGCGCCGCGCTGCTGCTCCTGCTCTTCCTGCTGCGCAAGCCCTTCGCCGCCTGGCTGGTCCGCTTCGGCATGGCCGCGGCCGGCACGCCTTTGCCCACGCCCTGCCCCACGCCCATCTCCGGCATGCCGCCGCTGACCGGGCCGGGCCTCACCTTGCCCGGCCTGCCCGCCGGCTACCGCGTCCTGCGCCAGATCGGCTCGGGCGGCATGGGCGCGGTCTACGAGGCCGAGGACCTCTCCCTGCAGCGCCGGGTGGCGGTCAAGCGCATGCGCGACGAGATCCGCAACGACCCCCGCGAGCGGGACCGCTTCCTCAAGGAGGCGCGCACCGTGGCCCAACTGCGCCATCCCAGCATCGTGGACATCCACGGCATCTTCGAGCACGAGGGCGAGGTCTTCCTGGTCTTCGAGTACCTCGACGGCAAGACCTTGGACCTGGTGGTCTACGAGAACGGCCATCTCGCCATCCCGGAGATCAAGGGCGTCCTGGCCCAGGTCTGCTCGGCCCTGACCTACGCCCACGCGCGCGGGGTCATCCACCGCGACCTCAAGCCTCCCAACATCATGCTCACCCGCGACAACCGCGTCAAGGTCATGGACTTCGGCGTGGCCCGGCAGGCCCACGAGGCCTTGAGCCGGCTCTCCGTCTCGGCCACGGTGGCGGGGACCCCGCCCTACATGGCCCCGGAGTCCGAGACCGGCGTGGTGCGCGCCGAGTCGGACCTCTACTCCTTGGCCGTCTGCCTTTACGAGATGCTCACCGGCGCGCGGCCCTTCGACGGGACCAACGCGGGCATGCTCTACACCAAGATGAACATGGTCTTCACCCCGCCCAGCCGCAAGGCCCCGGGACTGCCGCCGGCCCTGGACGCCTTCTTCGCCCGGGCCCTGCAGGCCGACCCGGAGAAGCGGCCGCGCACCGCGGCGGAGTTCTTATCCGAGTTCACTCAGGCCATAGGGCCGGCCTAA